In Pseudoalteromonas tetraodonis, the genomic window TGTACTTGCGGTTGCTTGGCTCACTTCGCCAAAGCTGCCTACACCATGAAGTTCATCCAATAAGCTGTCAAATTCATCGTCAGTTATATCACCACTGACATCATTGCCACTTGATGATGATTGTTTTTCTTGTGGGGCTTGCCCTTTTCCATGAAGTTCATCAAGTAGGCTTTCGAATTCGTCTTCGGTTATTTCATCAATCTGAGACTCAGTACTGCTGCTATCTGGGCCGCTAAATAATTCATCAAAAGCAAACGGGTCTTCTTCAGCATCGTTGCTCGGTTGCTCTGCAACTGGTTCAGGCTCTACCGATGGAGTTTCCACAGGAGCTATATCTTCAACCACAGAATCGCCGGCAAGCTCTTCTGCTGTCGGTGGCTGCCCAAGTTTGTGAAGTACTGCAAGTAATTCTGGATCAGCAGGCTCTGGCTGGTCACGATTTTTAATCGTGGCAAACATTTCATTAATGGTGTCCAGTGCTTGTAAAATCACATCCATTAATTCAGAGTTAACTGTTCTTACACCTTGGCGCAGTAAATCAAACACATTTTCAGCACCATGACATGCATCAACAAGCTCTGTCATAGCCAAAAAGCCAGCGCCACCCTTTACAGTGTGGAAACCGCGAAATATTGCGTTTAGTAGCTCAGTATCATCTGGGTTGTTTTCCAGTTCTACTAACTGTTCAGATAAAAGCTCAAGGATTTCTCCGGCCTCTACTAAAAAGTCTTGTAAAATATCTTCATCGACTTCAAAGCTCATGCAGTACTCTCCTATTAGAAGCCCAAACTTGATAATAGATCATCAACTTCATCTTGATCAGATACAACATCATTACGCGTTTCTTTATCAATAATAGGCCCTTCGGGACCTGCTAGTGTTTGTGCAACAATGGGATCTTCTATTTTTTCTGGTTGTTCAGTTGGTTCAACCTCACCACCTTGCGCTGCAAATGCAGTTAACAGGTGAATTAAACTTTCTTCAACTTCACGGACAAGTTCAATAACACGGCGAATAACCTGACCGGTTAAATCTTGATAGTCTTGAGCCATCAGCACATTAGTCATCAGCATTTGTAACTCATCGGTTTTGTGATGAGAACTGCTCATAAACTTATCAATACTATGGCAAAGTGATTTAAACTCACCAAGCTCTATTTCGCGGTTCATTAAACGATCCCACGTTGGCTTGATATCAGCTATTTCGTCAGCGATTTCTTGTGCTAATGGTAAGCTTGCTTCAACCGCATCCATTGTCTTATTGGCTGCGTTTTCTGTCATTTCCATGACATAGTTAAGGCGTTTTTTTGCGTCAGGGATGGCATCAGTGGTAATGTCTGTTAAACGCGTGTCTAACTCGAAACTTTTTAAAGCTTCGTGCAGTTGACGCGTCAACTTACCCACCTCAGCAAATAACTGTGATTGCTCTTGTGAAGCTGTTTCTAAAATTAACTGATTCGCTTTATCTTGCTCACCATTTTCTAAAAAAACAACTAACTGGCGAGCTTGTTCTAAAGTAATCTGAGGCGCAGCAGGTGCTGACATAAGCCTCTCCCTCTCATTAACCTAAGCGTTCGAACACTTTTTCTAATTTAGTTTTCAATGTACCTGCAGTGAATGGTTTAACAATATAACCATTAACACCTGCTTGGGCCGCAGCAATTATTTGTTCTTTTTTAGCTTCTGCTGTAACCATTAAAACAGGAATATGCTTTAATTTTTCATCAGCTCGAATTGCCCTTAAAAGATCAATACCTTGCATGCCTGGCATATTCCAATCTGTTACAACAAAATCAAACGCTTGATTTTGCAACATAGGCAAAGCAGTTGACCCGTCATCTGCTTCTTGAACATTGGTAAAACCTAAATCGCGCAACAGGTTTTTAATAATACGTCTCATTGTTGAGAAATCATCAACAACAAGAATTTTAATGTTTTTATCCAAAACATCCTCCAGTGAGGCCTGAACCTTTATTTACTTACTTCTAGTTTATCCAGTCATTGATTTTTGCTTTAAGCTTAATCATCGCCTGACCATGTATCTGACTTACACGCGATTCACTTACATCGAGT contains:
- the cheY gene encoding chemotaxis response regulator CheY produces the protein MDKNIKILVVDDFSTMRRIIKNLLRDLGFTNVQEADDGSTALPMLQNQAFDFVVTDWNMPGMQGIDLLRAIRADEKLKHIPVLMVTAEAKKEQIIAAAQAGVNGYIVKPFTAGTLKTKLEKVFERLG
- a CDS encoding protein phosphatase CheZ, which gives rise to MSAPAAPQITLEQARQLVVFLENGEQDKANQLILETASQEQSQLFAEVGKLTRQLHEALKSFELDTRLTDITTDAIPDAKKRLNYVMEMTENAANKTMDAVEASLPLAQEIADEIADIKPTWDRLMNREIELGEFKSLCHSIDKFMSSSHHKTDELQMLMTNVLMAQDYQDLTGQVIRRVIELVREVEESLIHLLTAFAAQGGEVEPTEQPEKIEDPIVAQTLAGPEGPIIDKETRNDVVSDQDEVDDLLSSLGF